The DNA segment GTAGCGTATGCTCAGAAGTCAGCGACCGTGGCCATACCTGCCCTGCCTGGGGTCGGGTTAAAGAGCCTTGGGGGGGCGCAGGGTTGGGGGGTGCTGCTCCAGTCCTTCTGGCCTCGGGGCAGGAGCTGGGTGTGTGGGAGGAAGGCTGCGGGTGAGTCCCCTGCTTTCAGCCCGAGCCTGGGCAGGTGCCCAGGATGGCAGTGGAGCATGAGCACCAAGTCAAGCTCAAGCCCAGCCAGAGGGCGGTCCTCCACCATCTCCGACATCCACCTCAGGCCTCCGGGTGGCGGGAGCTGGAGGACACTGGGAGCAGGACCTCAGAGTGGGGGCTGAGGGGGGACAGTTTTGCCAGCCACCCCGCTACCTGCAGTCTGGACCAGACCACCGGGAAGTGTCCAGGCCCCGGGCCAGAAGCAGCACCTctcctccccagggcccagggggTGGGCTGGCACTGGCCCGGGGATAGGCTGTGTGGAGGAGACGCCGTCCGGGGGTTAGAAACAGATTCCAGGGGAGGAGAGGCCACCTGGCAAACATTTCCGGGCCTTGTCTCACTCCACACCTCACACATTCAGTCAACAAGCATTTCCTGCCACTTAGCCCAGGCTGGCGGTGGGTAGAGGAGCCTCTCAGCAGCTGGGGCTATTCCTCACCAAGTCCCGACACTGGGCAGCGAGTCTGCCAGGCATGGGTGTTTGTGCCTCTGAGGGACAGCTCTGGGTGGGGCATGTGGGCCCCTGGGGCTGTGTGCTCGGGTGTCTGTGTTAAATCCCCGGTTGCCCccccagggggcggggggtgttgcTTCTGTGTGCGTGTATGCTTCTTGGTTGCTaggttaagtgtgtgtgtgtgtgtgtttctggatATATGCGTGGTGTCTGGGAGCAATCTAAGTGTGTGTGGTgggtttgtgtgtctgtgtcatgTGTATGCCGTCTGGTGTCTTGAGaagttttgagtgtgtgtgtggtgagtgtTCATTCCAGACACACATTCAGATGCGCAAAAAATGTTCcaactttattttcttgaaatgatGTGAAATTGCATCTGTCCTCTCATCCCGCCTACTGACAGTGGATTTGACCTTGACCCTTTAGCTTGCCCTGCCAGCCCCTTCTAGGGCTCTTGCTCAGCACAAAGCACTGGGGAGTCCTCCTGGCCTGTGGTCTACCACGTGTACTTGACAGCCACTGTCCCAGCGCCTATGCTCTCTCCCCTGGCAGGGGCTCTGCCATCTCTGGGCCACATGCTGGGACAAGAACCTCGCAGGCTGAGAGCTCGGGGTCTGGGGCCAGCTAACCCCGCACGTGCCCCTGAGTTGTCCTGGCAGCTGAGAGGGAGCTGGACTCAGGCCCCAGTCTTCACAAGCTGCGGTTCCTTTCCAGCCTTGGGCCAGCATCCCCCTCTTGTGACTTTGCCTCCCACCCTGAACCCTGAGAATACTGGGAGCCTCTGGAGGTCTATTCCTCCACGTCTGTGATGCTGGGGTGTCCGGGGGACTCCAAATTTGGGACATGAACTTTGCACCTTTGGCTGAAAGAGCAGAAGCTCAGCAGGGGGCGGTATGGGCACCGGTCTGCGGAAGGGGGTGTCAGGAGCggtgagagggagagggaggaggagggaggcactCAGGACAGACCCTTGCAAGAAGCAGTGCTAGCAGTTTATTGCCACAGATACAGTCCAGGGATCTGAAGTGCCCTCCACAGATGCACCCGCTCCTGCCCAGACCCACCCgctctccccctccaccccttgCCCACAGGGGTCGGCTACAGGGACACACAGTCCTGCTTTAGAAGTTGGGAGGAGTTCTGCCAGGGAACCACAAGGATCTCAAAGTCACAGCGCAGCTTCTGCAGATGGAACATGAGGAACGAGACGTGAGTGCAGGCCCAGGCCCTCTGCCTCCCAAAAGTTCGCCCTGTACCTGCGACACTCCGCGACACCAGAAAGGCAGTCACTAGCCGAAGGGACATGGAGCTAGATGGCCAGGACTAGATCCCAGATCTTACCAGCCCACCCCCTCACTCCAGGGGAAGCCCCAGTCTCCTGTCTGCATCCTCTCCCTggccgggggcggtggggggtggggggggggctgagtCATTTGGGAGGCGGAACCGGTTCGGCCAGACATCGGCCGGGCCAGCCTGACCAGTTCAGCCTGGACAACCCGAGGGGGCTGGCTGCTGGCTGACCAGGCCAACCTGGCCTGTGGGCAGGGCTGTTACCTCCTGCTGTGCTCCCGCAGCCAGAGGGCAGGTGGCAAGGTCTATGCGGTCTCCAGCTACGGCATTCTTCCGGCAGGCTGTGCTCCCCATCTCCAAGGTCAGGTAATACTTGATGCCAGCCACCAGCTGGGACAGAGGTTGGCGCAGGTCAGGGGTGCTCCCCTCTCCATATCCTCCAATCTCCCATGACCCTCTGGGATGTAGCCAGCGCGCTAGCCGGGTTTCAGACCCGGCATGGGGCGATAGGGGGATAGGGAGGGGTGTtctgggcagaggctgggccaTGCAGGAGGCTGAGACCCAAGTCCACACAGCTGCCCcatctccctcacccccacccccacccacccagggcgCAGGGACTAGTGTGAGGCTGGTGAGGTAGCCGTGCGAATTCAGGGTTGGATCTTATCTGACATTTAGATATTCCATTGTGAATCTGGGGCATTCAttggattttgaaaaatatattgtattaaAATGCCATCctgggaattcccgctgtggcgcaggggggtaaggatctggcattgtctctgcagcagctcgggttgcggCTGAGGCGCAGGTTGGGATCCTCGGCcactgtgcagtgggttaaggacctggcatcacacagctgtggctggatTGCAGCTGCTGctagggttcaacccctgacccaggaacttccttgccacaggtacagccaaagaaattaaaaaaaaaaaaaaatgccacctaGCAGGGAGCCTCACTCGCCTCACTGGCAGcccagcgcccccgccccgccccgcccggcacCTGGCTCTGCGCCCGGAGGATGGTGGTGTCGCGGAAGTAGTAGGGGCTGTTGCTGCCCATGTTGTAGTTGGCCACCGCCACCTGCGCCGCGTGCTGCACCTGCGGGTCGTTGGGCGACAGGTCCTGCGGCTCTCCCACCCTGCGCTCCCCGGGCCGGCCCCGGGCGTCGCGGGGCAGCGCCAGCAGGCAGAACGCGAGCAGGGCCAGGCCCATTGAGAGCGGAAGGCTGCGGCGCGCCATGGTCACCGGTGTCGGGCCGCGGTGCGCGCCGCTTTTACGGGCTCCGCTggccccgcccggccccgcccgctGCCCGCCGCGCGCCCCCGCCAGCCGGGGAGGGATCGCCGGGCCTGGGCGGTCCTGTCGGGGAGGCCGCCTTCCCGGTGCCACGGGGGACAACTGACAGGACCGAGCACATCTTTGTGTCACGATACACCCCGAGCTGCCTGCCCTCCAGGGCACGCCTCGTCTGGGGAGGGAAACGACAGCGccagccccgccagccccgccccgcAACAAGTGCCACCGCTGGGACAGCCCACAGAGACCCATCCAGTATGAAATACCAACAACAGCTCCCCAGCAAACTCTGAACTCTCTCACCGTGTAACCTTGGAGAAGTTATTTAACACCCActacctcagtttccccctctgcgAAATGGGTAGCTGTAAGGCTTCAAGAAGTGCAGAGGGTGGGCAGGTGCTATATAAACAGCAGGTAAGTAGGAGATGCTACTGCGCTGAGCCTGGGGCTCTTTCATCCTCACCACCATCGGGATGTGGGAATCCTCAGGACAGCAGGTAAACAGGACGCAGAGGGAACAATGACTTGTGTGTAAGGACATCACCTGGTAAATCGTAAATGGTGACACTGGCTTTTGAGCCCTGGCAGTCTAACGCAAATCGGAGCTTTCAAGCCAGACTGAGCCCAAAGGATGAGAACTGGCCAGAAGGAGGGGTGTGGGTGGTCCCACCTCCGCCACTTACTGCCGGGGGCAAAGCCCCTCGACCTCCATGACCCTCAATGTCCTCACCTGAAACAAGGTCACCTTTAGGATTACGATGACAGTAATGGCCAGAGGCTGGGTCACCCATAGGTAAACTGGGCGTGTGCTGGGGGTACCAGCCAAACagggctatgattttttttttttttaaataatctggtAACATAAAAAACAACATTGAAGTAGTCAACATGGGAaaagtctggctttttttttttttttttccggccgtgcccatagcatgtgaaaattcctgtaccagagattgaacccacgtcacagTGGTGACCagaagcacagcagtgacaatgctagaagcttaaccagctgcacccccagggaactcctgggaaagtTCTGGCTGTTTtggaataatttcctttttttttgtgggggtggggggagcccacggcatagggaagttcccgggctaggagttaaatcagagctgcagctgccagcctacgccacagccacagccacgccagatccaatccgagttgcatctgcgatctacgcctccttaacccactgagtgaggccagggatggttcctgcatcctcacggatactagtggagttcttaacccattgagccacaaatgggaactcctggaattctttAGAATTAGTATTTTAGAATTCAGGGGAGTTTGTACTTTTAATTACCTGCTGCCAGGGGGAGGTGGGGCTTTTTCACTTGGGACACTAAGATCTTGTCCCTGCCTTAGGGCCTCCAGGGAGCTTACCTGGGACTTGGGAGAGGTGTGGCTTTCAGTACCCAACAAAGTGTTGGTGCTTAATTAAGTGGTAGCTATTATTGTGACGGATATTATGAGTAAGCATCCagcatccccccctcccccgccacccccagtcTCGGCCTCTCAGATTCCCAGGGCGGGAAAGGCAGGGATTTCTCCCTGGGAGACAGGATCAGAGAGTGTTCACTGCCCAGTCTGGCTGCtaccccaccccctcagcccagCTGTGCAAAACAAGCTTGGGATGCCAAGGAACAGTCACAAGTTTGTTGCGGGCTCAGGTGTCTGCCTTAAAGGGACAGACCGGTTTGTGGGAGAGCAGGTAAGAGCTTGGCTTGATGCGGAGGCCAAGACCAGGCAGGAACCCAACCTGAGAGAACTTGGGAGAACCTGGGAGTGGGGGCTTAAGAGGCCCAGGACCACTACACAGCggggaggtgggagagacagCCTCGAGCAGCCAGGAGCAGCCTCTGATTCTCCAGAGGCAGCTCCTCTGTCATCTGGAAGGCAGCCATGGCCACATTTATTCTCCAACAGCCAAGGCCTCTGACTCACCAAGGGCCAGTGGGTCCCCAGCTCACTTGTCCCTAGCCTACCTGTCATTCCTTTGCACTGACACCAATAGGTCTTTTGCATCCAACCTCATAATTTCCAAAGACTTTTCACCCACTTGTCTGTTCTCACAGGCACCCTGAGGTAGTAAGCATcgttctcattttgcagatgaagaaagtTAATCAGAGAGGTCAGgacacttgtccaaggtcacacagctagaagcGGCATCTTAGACAAGAGGGATGGGGAAGAGAAATGAACAATTATCAGGCTCCTGATATGTGCCAGGCCTTGCACCAGGGACTCAACACATGTTCCCTCATCCTCGTAACAGCTCGGCAGAAGCAGTGATTATtactcctttaacttttttttttttactgaagtatagttgatttacaatgttgt comes from the Phacochoerus africanus isolate WHEZ1 chromosome 4, ROS_Pafr_v1, whole genome shotgun sequence genome and includes:
- the CST6 gene encoding cystatin-M, with product MARRSLPLSMGLALLAFCLLALPRDARGRPGERRVGEPQDLSPNDPQVQHAAQVAVANYNMGSNSPYYFRDTTILRAQSQLVAGIKYYLTLEMGSTACRKNAVAGDRIDLATCPLAAGAQQEKLRCDFEILVVPWQNSSQLLKQDCVSL